In the Topomyia yanbarensis strain Yona2022 chromosome 3, ASM3024719v1, whole genome shotgun sequence genome, one interval contains:
- the LOC131694111 gene encoding semaphorin-1A, with translation METDSTVATLRQHLHRFVIVLIVIVSCFLDRIDSWTPDALTKSKITYDNTIPAFFGNSTDYFKLLDQDDNSILIGARNALYNISLDRLIENTSQRVIWSSSDAHRELCTLKGKLDQDCQNYIRVYARVGANRIMLCGTNSYKPLCRYYNILPSDGTIAYDSNEMEALGRCPYNPLHNSTYVYTDGHLYSATVADFSGADPLIYREPQRTEQYDSKQLNQPAFVSAVEHNGYVLFFFREVAVEYMNCGKAIYSRVSRVCKNDKGGPHPLNDKWTSFLKARLNCSIPGEYPFYFDEIQSTTKTINGIYGGGMNQIIYVIMTTPENAIGGSAVCAFSIQDILDTFEGPFKSQRDSHSNWLQVPQSQVPEPRPGKCVDDSRTLPKASVNFVKMNTLMDSSVHSLHSRPVFTRVSLLYRLSAITVDPQVKALDGKTYDVIFVGTNDGKVIKFVNILSSNSTEDVKTVVISETQAFPLGNKVNEMTISKKNKKLIVISNGKIISLPLSNCNEHEFKSCRKCLELQDPYCAWDDVNRECRAIEEIHTNSYSIENLYQRLDGSKVNEICKKYDQRDQRQHNAEDNDVYTRVDGSGSAEKEKPSEAKNVVIIQSTRGTVSAVGPIDIDNEISMTSIEGSELTNKIGPHQYHHKIDPFVKEDVSVASLGWKFYIILVVFSLVIGILLGFLITRQMIKRQSFHGSSEHRNQLNWHHAKNLSMLSQNRTSGKDVNLLMNTTNQYHTQHQAIVQQLQQQQNNMKDNIDFDFKDRSVECKNSTENLEKDISKGMGTLQKTRQLKTFKP, from the exons ATAACACGATACCAGCCTTTTTCGGCAACAGCACTGATTACTTTAAGCTGCTCGATCAGGACGACAATTCGATACTGATCGGGGCGCGGAATGCGTTGTACAACATCAGTCTCGATCGGTTGATTGAGAACACGAGCCAGCGAGTGATATGGAGCTCGTCGGATGCACACCGGGAACTGTGCACGCTCAAGGGCAAACTGGACCAGGATTGTCAGAACTATATCCGCGTGTATGCGCGGGTAGGGGCCAATAGGATTATGCTGTGCGGGACTAACTCGTACAAGCCGTTGTGTCGTTACTACAACATACTTCCCAGCGATGGGACCATAGCGTATGATAGCAACGAAATGGAAGCGCTCGGACGGTGTCCGTATAATCCGCTTCACAACAGCACTTATGTTTATACAG ATGGTCACCTATACTCGGCGACGGTAGCTGATTTCTCGGGCGCAGATCCGTTAATCTACCGAGAGCCACAACGGACGGAACAGTACGACAGTAAACAGCTGAATCAACCGGCATTTGTAAGTGCTGTGGAACACAACGGATATGTGTTGTTCTTTTTCCGTGAGGTCGCCGTTGAGTACATGAACTGTGGCAAGGCGATTTACTCCCGTGTTAGCCGGGTCTGCAAGAATGACAAAGGAGGACCACATCCGCTGAACGATAAGTGGACGTCGTTCCTAAAGGCGCGATTGAACTGTTCTATTCCTGGGGAATATCCGTTCTACTTTGACGAAATTC AATCTACCACGAAAACCATCAACGGCATCTACGGAGGTGGAATGAACCAGATTATCTACGTGATCATGACCACTCCAGAGAATGCGATCGGTGGTTCGGCCGTCTGTGCCTTCTCCATCCAGGATATTTTGGACACGTTTGAAGGTCCGTTCAAATCACAGCGCGACAGCCACTCCAACTGGCTGCAGGTACCCCAGAGCCAGGTACCGGAACCACGTCCAGGAAAGTGTGTTGACGATAGCCGAACATTGCCGAAAGCATCGGTTAACTTCGTCAAAATGAACACCCTGATGGACTCGTCTGTGCATTCTCTACACTCACGACCAGTTTTCACTCGTGTCAGTTTACTGTACCGGCTATCGGCAATCACTGTCGATCCACAGGTGAAAGCTCTCGATGGCAAGACGTACGATGTAATTTTCGTTGGAACAAACGATGGAAAGGTTATCAAATTCGTTAACATTTTATCGTCTAACTCGACGGAGGATGTAAAAACGGTCGTCATCAGCGAAACGCAGGCTTTCCCCTTAGGGAATAAAGTCAACGAGATGACTATTTCTAAGAAGAACAAAAAGTTGATAGTGATAAGCAATGGGAAAATTATATCGCTCCCATTGAGTAATTGCAACGAGCACGAGTTCAAATCCTGTCGCAAATGTTTGGAACTGCAAGATCCCTACTGCGCTTGGGATGATGTTAATCGGGAATGCCGCGCCATAGAAGAGATACACACCAACAGTTATTCTATCGAGAACCTGTACCAGCGGTTGGATGGATCTAAAGTAAACGAAATTTGCAAAAAGTACGACCAACGTGACCAGCGGCAGCACAATGCGGAGGATAACGACGTATACACGCGCGTCGATGGATCGGGCAGTGCCGAGAAGGAGAAGCCCAGCGAAGCGAAAAACGTAGTCATCATACAGTCCACCCGGGGAACGGTGTCCGCGGTCGGTCCAATCGATATAGATAATGAGATATCCATGACCTCGATCGAAGGAAGCGAGTTGACAAACAAAATCGGTCCCCACCAGTACCATCATAAAATAG ATCCCTTCGTAAAGGAAGACGTCTCGGTAGCCTCGCTAGGATGGAAATTCTACATTATTCTAGTAGTTTTTTCGCTCGTCATTGGAATACTACTTGGTTTTCTCATTACTCGCCAGATGATCAAAAGGCAGTCCTTTCACGGCAGCAGTGAACATCGAAACCAGTTGAATTG GCACCACGCTAAGAATCTGAGCATGCTGTCTCAGAATCGAACCAGCGGGAAGGACGTCAATCTACTAATGAACACTACCAATCAGTATCATACGCAGCATCAAGCAATCGTTCAGCAGCTGCAACAGCAGCAAAATAACATGAAAGACAATATCGATTTTGACTTCAAGGATCGAAGCGTCGAGTGCAAAAATTCAACGGAAAATCTGGAAAAGGACATCAGCAAAGGCATGGGCACCCTGCAGAAG